In Zunongwangia profunda SM-A87, the following proteins share a genomic window:
- a CDS encoding sigma-70 family RNA polymerase sigma factor, which produces MRQLKITKQVTNRETASLDKYLQEIGKVDLITADEEVELAQRIKAGDNRALEKLTKANLRFVVSVAKQYQNQGLTLPDLINEGNLGLIKAAKRFDETRGFKFISYAVWWIRQSILQALAEQSRIVRLPLNKIGSINKINKTFAFLEQSHERPPSAEEIAKELDMTINDVKESMKNSGRHVSMDAPLVEGEDSNLYDVLRSGESPNPDKDLLHESLRTEIERALETLTPREADVIRLYFGLGDQHPMTLEEIGETFDLTRERVRQIKEKAIRRLKHTSRSKILKTYLG; this is translated from the coding sequence ATGAGACAACTTAAAATTACGAAGCAGGTAACTAACCGTGAAACTGCTTCGCTGGATAAGTATTTGCAGGAAATAGGTAAAGTAGATTTAATTACCGCAGACGAAGAGGTAGAATTAGCACAACGAATTAAAGCGGGTGATAACCGTGCCTTAGAGAAATTAACAAAAGCGAATTTACGTTTTGTTGTTTCTGTAGCAAAACAATATCAGAACCAGGGATTAACTCTTCCCGATCTTATTAACGAAGGAAATTTAGGACTTATTAAAGCTGCGAAACGTTTTGATGAAACTCGTGGCTTTAAATTTATATCGTATGCTGTTTGGTGGATTAGACAATCTATCTTACAGGCTTTGGCGGAGCAATCTCGTATTGTACGTTTACCGCTTAACAAAATTGGATCTATCAATAAGATCAATAAAACCTTTGCTTTCTTAGAGCAATCTCACGAGCGCCCACCAAGTGCTGAAGAAATTGCAAAAGAGCTGGATATGACCATTAATGACGTGAAAGAGTCTATGAAAAACTCTGGTCGTCACGTATCTATGGATGCTCCTTTAGTAGAAGGTGAAGATTCTAACCTATATGATGTATTACGATCTGGTGAGTCCCCAAACCCGGATAAAGATCTTCTTCATGAATCACTAAGAACAGAGATCGAACGTGCTTTAGAAACACTTACACCACGTGAGGCTGATGTTATTCGCTTGTATTTTGGATTAGGAGATCAACATCCTATGACTCTTGAAGAAATTGGCGAAACTTTTGATCTTACTCGTGAGCGCGTAAGACAAATTAAAGAAAAAGCGATTAGAAGATTAAAACATACATCTCGCAGTAAGATTTTAAAAACCTATTTAGGTTAA
- the rpsO gene encoding 30S ribosomal protein S15 — MYLTKEKKEEIFEKYGEGKSNTGSAEGQIALFTYRISHLSDHLKSNRKDFNTERSLVRLVGKRRSLLDYLMKKDIMRYRAIIKELGLRK; from the coding sequence ATGTATTTAACTAAAGAAAAGAAGGAAGAAATCTTCGAAAAGTACGGTGAAGGAAAATCCAACACTGGTTCCGCTGAAGGACAAATTGCATTATTCACTTACAGAATCTCTCACTTATCTGATCACTTAAAAAGTAATCGTAAAGATTTTAATACAGAGCGTTCTCTAGTAAGATTGGTAGGTAAAAGAAGAAGCCTTCTTGATTACTTAATGAAAAAGGATATCATGAGATATCGTGCCATTATTAAGGAACTAGGATTAAGAAAATAA
- the tamL gene encoding translocation and assembly module lipoprotein TamL has protein sequence MKRLFAKISLFFLVLFFIFSCDAVKRLDENQQLLEKNEIFVNGDKISQANIYNQLDKEPNTRLLGIPLRLHFYNLARPHIDSVLNKKYIQDSVKFRRLVNRLSRKQFDQLIQNKKDFNAWIKRTGEAPVTVRSKDIQDSEEKLKSYYWNNGWFNVETKSEVIPLNKEKRARVEYFVETGTPYDIDSIKTRISSPVLDSIYKKHDQNSLIKSGVQYKTLDFNAERDRLTTLFRNNGIYDFEQEYISFDADTINTNHNVNTSVIIGDLPTSEEDTVKKTFKIHKISRVNIITDYKFVNKNKPLLDSAQVKGGYYLYSYDELDFKPDAITDAIFIRPGRIYRDIDRTRTYNRLNSYRVFKYPNIQYMPDPADSTGTDLITNIFLTPQQKYSLGFNFDVSQSNIQQFGIGFGGSLLIRNVFGGAENFEISARGSVGSSKDAVTSSNQDQFFDITEIGADVSLSFPRIFLPFNTERFIPKYMSPFTSLSLGVSTQTNIGLDKQNITGELNYKWSPSRKLSNSFDLLDIQYVRNLNAANYFNVYRSSYQDLNEVVNSVNVVTDPAYLNGNGNLTIPNGADAFINDIQNNRSATTGLTNEQSQIVRNIGERKQRLTENNLIFASNYTYLWNTKDNLYDREFTRFRFKIETAGNFLSAVAGIANLDKNQNGNYDILGVNFSQYVKPEVDFIKHWDLGHDNIFAIRAFGGVAIPYGNANSIPFTRSFFAGGPNDNRAWQAYDLGPGSSGGRNEFNEANMKLAFNIEHRYNLFGSLNSAFFVDIGNIWNVLDIVEDDASTFTSFADLQDLAVGSGFGLRYDFNFFILRFDIGFKTYNPARVLGNRWFKEYNFGSAVYNVGINYPF, from the coding sequence TTGAAAAGGCTTTTCGCAAAAATATCATTATTTTTTTTAGTTCTCTTTTTTATATTTTCGTGTGATGCGGTAAAACGCTTAGACGAGAACCAGCAACTATTAGAGAAAAACGAAATTTTTGTAAATGGTGATAAAATTAGTCAGGCAAATATTTACAACCAATTAGACAAAGAGCCCAACACCCGTTTACTTGGCATTCCTTTACGTTTACACTTTTACAACCTGGCCAGGCCCCATATCGATTCGGTATTAAATAAAAAATATATTCAGGACTCCGTCAAATTCAGGAGGCTGGTAAACCGGCTCTCTAGAAAACAATTTGACCAGTTAATCCAAAATAAAAAAGATTTTAATGCCTGGATTAAGAGAACCGGTGAAGCACCGGTGACAGTTCGAAGTAAAGACATTCAGGATTCTGAAGAAAAATTGAAATCTTATTACTGGAATAATGGCTGGTTTAACGTAGAAACCAAATCTGAGGTAATCCCTTTAAATAAAGAAAAACGTGCCCGTGTTGAATATTTTGTAGAGACTGGAACGCCTTATGATATCGATTCTATAAAAACCAGGATTAGTTCTCCTGTACTGGATTCTATTTATAAGAAACACGACCAAAACTCACTCATAAAATCTGGCGTACAATACAAAACCTTAGATTTTAATGCCGAAAGAGATCGTTTAACTACCCTATTCAGAAATAATGGAATTTATGATTTCGAACAGGAATATATAAGTTTTGATGCTGATACCATTAATACTAATCACAATGTAAATACCAGCGTTATTATTGGTGATTTACCAACTAGTGAAGAAGATACGGTAAAAAAAACATTTAAAATTCACAAAATTAGTAGGGTAAACATTATTACCGATTATAAATTTGTAAATAAAAATAAACCTCTTTTAGATAGTGCACAGGTAAAGGGTGGTTATTATCTATATTCCTATGACGAGCTGGATTTTAAACCCGATGCTATTACTGATGCTATTTTTATAAGGCCCGGGCGAATTTACCGTGATATTGATCGCACCCGTACTTATAACCGTCTAAATTCTTATCGTGTTTTTAAATATCCTAATATCCAGTACATGCCAGACCCGGCAGATAGCACCGGCACCGATTTAATTACCAATATTTTCTTAACTCCGCAACAAAAATATTCGTTAGGGTTCAATTTTGACGTTTCTCAGTCCAATATCCAGCAATTTGGAATTGGTTTTGGAGGTTCTTTATTAATACGAAATGTTTTTGGTGGTGCTGAAAATTTCGAAATTTCGGCCCGGGGTAGCGTAGGATCTTCTAAAGATGCTGTAACTTCCAGTAACCAGGATCAGTTTTTTGATATTACCGAAATTGGAGCGGACGTAAGCCTAAGTTTTCCCAGGATATTTTTACCCTTTAATACCGAAAGATTTATTCCAAAATATATGTCTCCGTTTACCTCTTTAAGTCTTGGGGTAAGCACACAGACCAATATTGGGCTTGATAAACAAAACATTACAGGAGAATTGAATTATAAATGGTCCCCTTCCAGAAAGCTTTCAAACAGTTTTGATTTGCTGGATATTCAATACGTAAGAAACCTTAATGCTGCTAATTATTTTAATGTCTATCGCAGCTCGTATCAGGATCTAAACGAAGTTGTAAACTCTGTGAATGTGGTTACTGATCCCGCATATTTAAACGGTAACGGAAATCTTACCATTCCTAATGGCGCTGATGCCTTTATAAATGATATTCAGAATAATCGTAGCGCTACTACAGGATTAACCAATGAACAATCGCAGATCGTTAGAAATATTGGGGAAAGAAAACAACGACTTACAGAAAACAATTTAATTTTCGCTTCTAACTATACGTATTTATGGAATACAAAAGATAATCTTTACGACCGCGAGTTTACCCGATTTCGTTTTAAAATTGAAACTGCGGGAAACTTTTTATCGGCAGTAGCCGGTATTGCCAATCTGGATAAAAATCAAAATGGCAATTACGATATCTTAGGCGTAAATTTTTCACAATATGTAAAACCGGAAGTCGATTTTATCAAACACTGGGATTTGGGGCATGATAACATTTTTGCCATTAGAGCTTTTGGCGGGGTCGCTATCCCTTACGGAAACGCCAACAGCATCCCTTTTACCCGAAGTTTCTTTGCCGGTGGCCCTAATGATAATCGCGCATGGCAAGCCTATGACCTTGGACCGGGGAGCAGTGGAGGACGTAATGAATTTAATGAAGCCAACATGAAACTAGCGTTTAATATTGAACACCGCTATAATCTTTTTGGATCTTTAAATAGTGCATTTTTTGTTGATATAGGCAATATCTGGAATGTACTTGATATAGTAGAAGACGATGCTTCTACCTTTACGTCTTTTGCAGACCTGCAGGATCTTGCCGTAGGTTCTGGTTTTGGTTTACGCTACGACTTTAATTTCTTTATCCTTCGTTTTGACATTGGTTTTAAAACTTACAATCCTGCCAGAGTATTAGGTAACAGATGGTTTAAAGAATATAATTTTGGTAGTGCAGTATATAATGTTGGGATCAATTATCCTTTCTAA
- a CDS encoding lipoate--protein ligase, whose translation MIFIENEGNNDPFLNLALEEYILRNFDEGQDYLLFYINEPSIIIGRNQNTLEEINHSYVEEKNIKVVRRISGGGAVYHDFGNLNFSFITDYDVKSLNNFRKFTEPVIKVLNKIGVPAELKGRNDIVVNDRKISGNAQFSSVKRMFSHGTLLLDSDLDEVTRALQVKMSKIQSKGHKSVRSRVANISEFLEESLDIESFRTIILKGLYEEREEFETYHLTAEEWEEVRQLKTEKYEAWDWNYGRSPKFNIQRTSRFPVGEIDLRIFVNKGYIEEFKIFGDFFGKEPVSDIENKLIGARYEKLEIESLLANIDTRFYFGDLPKKDFINLVYGEDEE comes from the coding sequence ATGATTTTTATCGAAAATGAAGGAAATAACGACCCGTTTTTAAACCTGGCACTAGAAGAGTATATACTAAGAAACTTTGATGAAGGGCAGGATTACCTGTTGTTTTACATTAATGAACCCTCGATTATTATCGGTAGAAATCAAAACACGCTTGAAGAGATTAATCATTCTTATGTTGAAGAAAAAAATATTAAAGTAGTACGAAGAATTTCTGGAGGTGGAGCGGTATACCATGATTTCGGAAATTTGAATTTTAGTTTTATTACCGATTATGATGTTAAAAGTTTAAATAACTTTAGAAAGTTTACGGAGCCGGTAATTAAAGTACTGAATAAAATAGGAGTGCCGGCTGAGTTAAAAGGCAGGAACGATATTGTAGTTAATGATCGTAAAATATCTGGAAATGCTCAGTTTAGCAGTGTAAAAAGAATGTTTAGTCATGGTACTTTATTGCTAGATTCAGATTTGGATGAGGTCACTCGGGCGTTGCAGGTAAAAATGAGCAAGATTCAGTCTAAAGGGCATAAATCGGTTCGCAGTCGTGTGGCTAATATTAGTGAATTTCTAGAGGAGTCATTAGATATCGAAAGCTTCCGAACTATTATTTTAAAGGGGTTGTACGAAGAACGCGAAGAATTCGAAACTTATCATTTAACGGCAGAGGAGTGGGAAGAAGTACGCCAATTAAAGACTGAGAAGTACGAAGCCTGGGATTGGAATTACGGGCGATCGCCTAAATTTAATATTCAGCGTACCAGTCGTTTCCCAGTGGGAGAGATTGATTTACGTATTTTTGTAAATAAAGGCTACATTGAAGAATTTAAGATCTTTGGGGATTTCTTTGGGAAAGAACCTGTATCAGATATCGAAAATAAACTAATTGGTGCCCGCTATGAAAAACTAGAAATAGAGTCGCTTTTAGCCAATATCGATACAAGATTTTATTTTGGAGATCTGCCTAAAAAAGATTTTATAAATCTTGTGTATGGAGAAGATGAGGAATAA
- the accD gene encoding acetyl-CoA carboxylase, carboxyltransferase subunit beta, which yields MAAAWFKRTQKGIQTPTEEKKDVPKGLWYKSPTGKIVDAEQLESNFYVSPEDGYHVRIGSNEYFQILFDDNKYKELDKGLSAKDPLNFKDTKKYTDRLKTAQDKTGLKDAVRTAVGKSKGKELVIACMDFKFIGGSMGSVVGEKIARAADYAIKNNLPFMIISKSGGARMQEAALSLMQLAKTSVKLAQLAEAKLPYISLCTDPTTGGTTASFAMLGDINISEPGALIGFAGPRVVKDTTGKDLPKDFQTSEFLKEHGFLDFITKRSELKNKVNLYLDLIQNQPVRA from the coding sequence ATGGCTGCTGCTTGGTTTAAAAGAACACAAAAAGGTATCCAAACCCCTACTGAGGAGAAAAAGGATGTTCCTAAAGGCTTATGGTATAAGTCCCCAACCGGAAAAATCGTTGATGCAGAACAATTAGAAAGCAATTTCTATGTAAGTCCTGAAGACGGATATCATGTAAGAATAGGGAGTAACGAATATTTCCAGATTCTTTTTGATGACAACAAATACAAAGAATTAGATAAAGGACTTTCTGCCAAAGATCCGCTTAACTTTAAGGATACCAAAAAATATACTGATCGTTTAAAAACAGCTCAGGATAAAACAGGACTTAAAGATGCCGTAAGAACAGCCGTAGGAAAATCTAAAGGAAAAGAACTTGTTATTGCCTGCATGGATTTTAAATTTATTGGAGGTTCTATGGGTTCTGTGGTAGGTGAAAAAATCGCACGAGCTGCAGATTATGCGATCAAAAACAACCTGCCTTTTATGATCATTTCTAAATCTGGTGGTGCCAGAATGCAGGAAGCTGCTCTTTCTTTAATGCAGCTAGCTAAAACTTCAGTAAAATTAGCGCAATTAGCTGAAGCTAAACTTCCTTATATTTCTTTATGTACAGATCCTACCACGGGAGGAACGACCGCTTCGTTTGCGATGTTAGGGGATATTAATATTTCTGAACCTGGCGCACTTATTGGGTTTGCCGGACCTCGTGTCGTTAAGGACACAACAGGTAAAGACCTTCCAAAAGATTTCCAAACCTCAGAATTTTTGAAAGAACACGGGTTTTTAGATTTTATCACTAAAAGATCTGAACTTAAGAATAAAGTAAATCTTTACCTGGATCTTATCCAAAATCAACCGGTAAGAGCTTAA
- a CDS encoding TrmH family RNA methyltransferase: MVSKSQIKLITSLGQKKYRQKNGLFVAEGIKVIRELLNSDFRLDKLFASETIFDISKDQFVLTEERDLKKISFLKTPQTALGLFKIPQQNLGVLEDLTVALDGVRDPGNLGTIIRLCDWFGVKNLVCSTDTVDCFNPKVIQSTMGSITRVNVVYKNLSEFLQSQDIVSYGTFMDGENVYQKRLQQKSVLVLGNEANGINPEIENLISEKISIPQFGKSQETESLNVATATAIFLSEFRRN; encoded by the coding sequence ATGGTTAGTAAAAGCCAAATTAAATTAATAACGAGCCTGGGTCAAAAAAAGTACCGACAAAAAAATGGACTTTTTGTGGCTGAAGGAATCAAAGTAATCCGGGAGCTTTTAAATTCTGATTTTCGATTAGACAAACTATTTGCTTCTGAAACCATTTTTGATATTTCTAAAGATCAGTTTGTTTTGACTGAGGAACGCGATTTAAAGAAAATCAGTTTTCTTAAAACACCACAAACAGCTCTTGGGCTTTTTAAAATTCCGCAACAAAACCTTGGAGTTTTAGAGGATCTAACTGTCGCCTTAGATGGCGTACGTGATCCTGGAAATCTGGGTACAATAATTAGGCTTTGCGATTGGTTTGGGGTTAAAAATCTGGTGTGTAGTACAGATACGGTAGATTGTTTTAATCCAAAAGTAATCCAGTCTACCATGGGGTCCATCACCAGAGTAAATGTGGTTTATAAAAACCTTTCTGAATTTCTACAATCTCAGGATATAGTGAGTTACGGTACCTTTATGGATGGTGAAAATGTATATCAAAAAAGGCTTCAGCAAAAATCTGTTTTAGTTTTAGGAAACGAGGCTAATGGAATTAATCCGGAAATTGAAAATTTGATTTCAGAAAAAATCAGTATTCCACAATTCGGAAAATCTCAAGAAACCGAAAGTTTAAATGTAGCAACAGCTACAGCAATTTTCTTAAGTGAATTCCGCAGAAATTAA
- a CDS encoding BLUF domain-containing protein encodes MERWAICYVSTASPYIEEKDIDSVLSYTENWNIDHSITGILLSSEGNFFQVIEGERSIIKELFDNIAKDSRHRNLIKIFNKEIKNTEFNGYEATFLSKRTSNLSQDISYLDYIKCLDSASQNTVKNILKAFVD; translated from the coding sequence ATGGAAAGATGGGCAATCTGCTACGTAAGTACAGCTTCTCCTTATATTGAAGAAAAAGACATTGATAGTGTTCTCTCCTATACCGAAAACTGGAATATAGATCATAGCATCACTGGGATTTTATTATCTTCAGAAGGCAATTTTTTTCAGGTGATAGAAGGAGAAAGATCTATCATTAAAGAACTTTTCGATAATATTGCTAAAGATAGCAGACATCGAAATCTGATAAAAATTTTTAATAAAGAAATTAAAAACACTGAATTTAATGGTTATGAAGCTACCTTTCTATCGAAAAGAACCAGCAATTTATCACAGGATATTAGCTATCTTGATTATATTAAATGTTTAGATAGTGCTTCCCAGAATACTGTGAAAAACATTTTAAAAGCATTTGTAGATTAA
- the fbaA gene encoding class II fructose-bisphosphate aldolase: protein MSHNIKPGVATGKEVQEIFNYAKEKGFALPAVNVISSSSINAVLETAAELNSPVIIQFSNGGAQFNGGKGLSNEGQKAAIAGGIAGAKHVQTLAEAYGATVIMHTDHCAKKLLPWIDGLLDASEAHFEKTGKPLYSSHMIDLSEEPLEENLEICKKYLERMSKMGMTLEIELGITGGEEDGVDNSDVDASKLYTQPEEVAFAYEELSKVSDQFTIAAAFGNVHGVYKPGNVKLTPTILRDSQEYITKKYNVEENHIDFVFHGGSGSTVEEIREAIGYGVIKMNIDTDLQYAYLEGIRDYMSDNKDYLASQIGNPDGEDSPNKKYYDPRKWVREGELTFKARLKKAFEDLNNVNTL, encoded by the coding sequence ATGAGTCACAACATTAAACCTGGTGTAGCAACCGGAAAAGAAGTACAAGAAATATTTAATTACGCTAAAGAGAAAGGCTTTGCTCTTCCTGCTGTAAACGTAATTAGCTCAAGCAGTATTAATGCTGTATTAGAAACTGCTGCTGAATTAAATTCTCCTGTTATTATTCAATTTTCTAACGGAGGTGCACAATTTAATGGTGGTAAAGGTCTTTCTAACGAAGGTCAAAAAGCTGCAATCGCTGGCGGTATTGCCGGTGCAAAACATGTACAAACATTAGCTGAAGCTTATGGAGCTACCGTAATTATGCATACAGATCATTGTGCCAAAAAACTTTTACCATGGATTGATGGTTTACTGGATGCCAGCGAAGCGCATTTCGAAAAAACCGGAAAACCACTTTATAGTTCTCACATGATCGATTTAAGTGAAGAACCCCTGGAAGAAAACCTTGAGATTTGTAAAAAATATCTTGAGCGTATGAGCAAGATGGGAATGACTCTTGAAATTGAGTTAGGTATTACCGGTGGTGAAGAAGACGGAGTTGATAACAGTGATGTTGATGCTTCCAAATTATATACACAACCAGAGGAAGTAGCTTTCGCTTATGAAGAATTAAGCAAAGTTAGTGACCAGTTCACTATCGCTGCTGCTTTTGGAAACGTTCATGGAGTTTACAAACCTGGAAACGTAAAACTTACACCAACTATCCTAAGAGACTCTCAAGAATACATCACAAAAAAATACAATGTTGAAGAAAACCACATCGACTTTGTTTTCCATGGTGGTAGTGGGTCTACAGTAGAAGAAATTCGTGAGGCTATTGGATACGGAGTGATTAAAATGAATATCGACACAGATCTTCAATATGCATACCTGGAAGGAATTAGAGATTACATGAGCGACAACAAGGATTATCTTGCTTCGCAAATTGGTAACCCTGATGGTGAAGATTCTCCTAACAAAAAGTACTATGACCCAAGAAAATGGGTACGTGAAGGAGAACTAACTTTTAAAGCTCGTTTAAAGAAAGCTTTCGAAGATCTTAACAATGTAAATACTTTATAA
- a CDS encoding polyribonucleotide nucleotidyltransferase, protein MIPQTFKEVIDLGDGREISIETGKLAKQAHGSVVVRMGDAMLLCTVVSSYTPTTMDFFPLTLDYREKFAAAGRFPGGYFKREARPSSEEILVMRLVDRVLRPLFPKDYKFETQVMIQLMSHDPEVMPDALAGLAASAAIQVSDIPFETPISEVRVARIDGELVINPSFEQLEKADLDMMVGASADSVMMVEGEMDEISEEEMAEAIKFAHEAIKVQCEAQTRLRKAAGKTEIREYEVTEEDEDLKQKIYDAVYQKAYDVAKQGSTKHERSEAISNLKEEVLAMFSEEELEEKQKLISSYFSDAHKKAVRDVVLKEGIRLDGRKTTEIRPIWCEVDYLPSPHGSSIFTRGETQALATVTLGTSREANQVDLPTQQGEENFYLHYNFPPFSTGEAYPIRGTSRREIGHGNLAQRALKGMIPSDCPYTVRVVSEVLESNGSSSMATVCAGTMALMDAGIQLKKPVSGIAMGLISDGEDFAVLSDILGDEDHLGDMDFKVTGTADGITACQMDIKIKGLSYEILVKALKQARDGRLHILEKLTDTIAEPNANVKAHSPKIITRRIPGDYIGALIGPGGKVIQELQKETKTEIVINEDPVTEEGIVEILGTSQEGIDKVLAKIDSITFKPEKGSVYEVKVIKLLDFGAVVEYIEAPGNEVLLHISELAWERTNNVTDVVNLGDVIDVKYFGVDPKTRKEKVSRKALLPRPERPERKEGGDREHGKREDRKPRNDRK, encoded by the coding sequence ATGATTCCACAAACTTTTAAAGAGGTTATCGATCTTGGAGATGGAAGAGAAATCTCGATCGAAACCGGAAAACTGGCAAAACAGGCACACGGCTCTGTTGTTGTTAGAATGGGAGACGCCATGCTTTTATGTACCGTAGTATCATCTTACACACCTACTACGATGGATTTTTTCCCTTTAACATTAGATTATCGGGAAAAATTTGCTGCAGCAGGACGATTTCCTGGAGGATATTTTAAGCGTGAAGCAAGACCAAGTAGTGAAGAAATTCTTGTAATGCGATTAGTAGATCGTGTATTAAGACCTCTTTTCCCTAAAGATTATAAGTTCGAAACTCAGGTAATGATTCAGTTGATGTCTCATGATCCTGAAGTAATGCCAGACGCTCTGGCTGGTTTAGCTGCTTCAGCCGCTATCCAGGTTTCAGACATTCCTTTTGAAACTCCAATTTCAGAAGTTAGAGTAGCACGTATTGACGGAGAACTGGTTATCAACCCAAGTTTTGAACAGCTAGAAAAAGCCGACCTTGATATGATGGTTGGAGCTTCCGCAGATTCTGTAATGATGGTTGAAGGTGAGATGGATGAAATTTCTGAAGAAGAAATGGCAGAAGCCATCAAATTTGCTCATGAAGCGATTAAAGTTCAGTGTGAAGCTCAAACAAGATTGAGAAAAGCTGCTGGAAAAACTGAGATTCGCGAGTATGAAGTTACCGAAGAAGACGAGGATTTAAAACAAAAAATATACGATGCTGTTTACCAGAAAGCTTACGATGTCGCTAAGCAGGGAAGCACCAAACACGAAAGAAGCGAAGCTATTTCTAATTTAAAGGAAGAAGTTTTAGCGATGTTTTCTGAAGAAGAACTTGAAGAGAAACAAAAACTTATTAGTTCTTATTTTAGTGATGCTCATAAAAAAGCAGTACGAGACGTTGTTCTTAAAGAAGGAATTCGTTTAGATGGTAGAAAAACTACTGAAATCAGACCCATCTGGTGTGAAGTAGATTATTTACCTTCTCCACACGGTTCTTCTATATTTACCAGAGGGGAAACCCAGGCGCTTGCTACCGTAACACTAGGTACTTCTAGAGAAGCAAATCAGGTAGATCTTCCAACTCAACAAGGTGAAGAAAATTTCTACTTACATTATAACTTCCCTCCTTTCTCTACCGGTGAAGCCTATCCTATTAGAGGTACTTCCAGAAGAGAGATTGGTCACGGTAACCTTGCACAAAGAGCATTAAAAGGAATGATCCCTTCAGATTGCCCTTATACAGTGCGTGTCGTTTCTGAAGTCTTAGAATCCAACGGTTCTTCTTCTATGGCAACTGTTTGTGCTGGTACAATGGCCCTAATGGATGCGGGAATTCAGCTAAAAAAACCAGTTTCAGGGATCGCTATGGGATTAATCTCTGATGGCGAAGATTTCGCTGTACTTTCTGATATTCTTGGTGATGAAGATCACTTAGGGGATATGGACTTTAAAGTTACCGGTACTGCAGATGGTATTACCGCTTGCCAGATGGATATTAAAATTAAAGGACTTTCCTACGAAATTTTAGTAAAGGCACTTAAGCAGGCTCGTGATGGAAGATTACATATTCTTGAAAAATTAACCGATACGATTGCTGAACCAAATGCAAATGTAAAAGCACATTCTCCAAAAATTATTACCAGAAGAATTCCTGGAGATTATATAGGTGCTTTAATTGGGCCAGGTGGTAAAGTAATTCAGGAACTACAAAAAGAAACAAAAACAGAAATCGTTATTAACGAAGATCCTGTTACAGAAGAAGGTATTGTAGAAATTCTTGGTACCAGTCAGGAAGGTATCGATAAAGTTCTTGCTAAAATCGATTCCATCACTTTTAAACCAGAGAAAGGAAGTGTTTACGAAGTTAAAGTAATCAAACTTCTGGATTTTGGTGCAGTGGTAGAGTATATAGAAGCTCCAGGAAACGAAGTTTTACTTCATATTTCTGAACTTGCCTGGGAACGTACAAATAATGTGACCGATGTTGTAAACCTTGGTGATGTTATTGATGTAAAATATTTTGGTGTAGATCCAAAAACAAGAAAAGAAAAAGTTTCTAGAAAAGCTTTACTTCCAAGACCAGAGCGTCCAGAACGTAAAGAAGGTGGTGATCGTGAACACGGTAAACGTGAAGATCGCAAACCAAGAAACGATAGAAAATAA